Proteins encoded in a region of the Synechococcus sp. MU1643 genome:
- a CDS encoding DUF4346 domain-containing protein, giving the protein MTTTPEAPASPAAAMDALDKRLSQRFIALDPSGYFLIKLDREAAELVLEHYGNTIDDKGLARDSETGEVLCCDGGNAPRRPSVVYRGNTAKQLGIQLTEGEDPHPVSRLDHALYLGRELQKAEQCLRDGRVYVQD; this is encoded by the coding sequence ATGACCACCACCCCGGAAGCACCGGCATCCCCCGCGGCGGCGATGGATGCTCTGGATAAGCGACTGTCCCAGAGGTTCATCGCTCTGGATCCCAGTGGCTATTTCTTGATCAAGCTGGATCGTGAAGCCGCCGAACTGGTGCTGGAGCATTACGGCAACACCATTGATGACAAGGGGTTGGCCAGGGATTCGGAAACCGGTGAGGTGTTGTGTTGCGACGGCGGCAATGCTCCACGGCGTCCCTCAGTCGTCTACCGCGGCAATACAGCCAAACAGCTGGGCATTCAGCTCACGGAAGGCGAAGACCCACACCCAGTCAGTCGCCTCGACCATGCTCTCTATCTGGGGAGGGAGTTGCAGAAGGCCGAGCAGTGCCTGCGCGATGGCAGGGTCTACGTCCAGGACTAA
- a CDS encoding MFS transporter codes for MSLLQLRAGQQRQLFLIASGMSTAGSFAGITAKGWILMKGGVDPFVLALNFAALSLPTLLVSGPAGVRTDRVGCEQVLVQAQWALLAASGLGALAIPLLEGTAQVLLLLFSTLLVGIAGAYELTARNKYCSILVERPDQLAGYLTSFSVVFNVGKLVGPPIGGLLLAATGPAWALGIDAASYLLPIASVMFLLNPNRDQEVRSSGGQDASLLNAWRHCGSTLQGMLSFTAVLCLIGFYHPGLAPLIAFDQLGPKPTDLGLFTSVLAAGSIVGGLVLQRNSQRFCRRPFLTLGGFGLITAVAQLGMARTPGPIFSLAMAFLIGAGTAGLLSSCNLISQIGSPQVMRGRMAGLSQIAFLGGGGISGLIVALMVMFSSLSTAFAVTGCLSAALAVLWMRKRGAKTLEPLR; via the coding sequence TTGAGCCTTCTCCAACTGCGGGCCGGGCAGCAACGCCAGCTTTTTCTGATCGCCTCCGGCATGAGCACGGCGGGTTCTTTCGCCGGCATCACCGCCAAGGGCTGGATTCTGATGAAAGGGGGCGTGGATCCCTTCGTGCTTGCCTTGAACTTCGCCGCGCTATCGCTGCCCACACTGCTGGTGAGTGGTCCAGCGGGGGTGCGCACCGACCGCGTTGGCTGTGAACAGGTGCTGGTTCAGGCGCAATGGGCACTGCTGGCCGCTTCTGGCCTGGGAGCCCTGGCTATCCCGCTGCTGGAAGGCACAGCCCAGGTGCTGCTGCTGCTGTTCAGCACCCTGCTGGTAGGAATCGCCGGCGCCTACGAGCTCACGGCTCGCAACAAATACTGCTCAATTTTGGTGGAACGCCCCGACCAACTGGCGGGCTACCTCACGAGCTTTTCGGTGGTGTTCAACGTGGGCAAGCTGGTGGGTCCCCCGATCGGCGGGTTATTGCTGGCGGCCACTGGCCCGGCCTGGGCCCTGGGCATTGATGCGGCCAGCTATCTCCTGCCAATCGCCAGTGTGATGTTCTTGCTCAATCCGAATCGGGATCAGGAAGTGCGGAGCAGCGGCGGCCAAGACGCCAGCTTGCTCAATGCCTGGCGCCACTGCGGCAGCACCCTGCAAGGGATGCTCAGCTTCACCGCGGTGCTGTGTCTAATCGGGTTTTATCACCCGGGACTAGCCCCGTTAATTGCCTTCGATCAACTGGGGCCCAAGCCCACGGATCTGGGGCTGTTCACCAGCGTGCTGGCGGCCGGCAGCATCGTGGGCGGTCTGGTGTTGCAACGCAACAGCCAGCGTTTCTGCCGGCGCCCGTTCCTCACCCTCGGGGGCTTTGGCTTGATTACCGCAGTGGCCCAGCTGGGAATGGCCCGGACGCCAGGGCCTATCTTCAGCCTGGCCATGGCCTTTCTGATCGGCGCCGGCACAGCAGGGCTGCTGAGCAGCTGCAACTTGATCAGTCAGATCGGCTCACCGCAGGTGATGCGCGGTCGCATGGCTGGGCTCAGCCAGATCGCCTTCCTGGGCGGAGGCGGAATCAGTGGATTGATCGTTGCCCTGATGGTGATGTTCAGCAGCCTCTCTACGGCTTTCGCAGTCACCGGTTGCCTCAGCGCTGCTTTGGCTGTGCTCTGGATGCGAAAGCGAGGTGCGAAAACATTGGAACCGCTCAGATGA
- a CDS encoding vitamin K epoxide reductase family protein produces MGTTRLVSRRRQDSGAKWARIAMAVLATAGLIDTGSITLKRWGLLGNLTCPMGADGCDKVLNSAWGTLFAGIPLSMVGVLAYGAVLLMALLPLLPGLQENKSDLSRRTWWGLFTVSLAMAVFSGVLLGVMLLKIQAFCFFCVLSAGLSLALFVLSIVGGGWDDLGQLLFRGVLLALAVLLGGLIWASVVDPNRPEAVASGSGVAPLVTTKSTPASIALAEHLTSSGAVMYSAYWCPHCHEQKELFGKEASDQLRVVECAPDGENNQADLCRSKGLEGFPSWEINGSIDSGVKGLDALAELSGYKDDTDF; encoded by the coding sequence ATGGGCACCACCCGTCTCGTCAGCCGTCGCCGCCAGGATTCCGGCGCTAAGTGGGCCCGCATTGCCATGGCGGTGCTGGCCACTGCAGGGTTGATCGACACCGGTTCGATCACCCTGAAGCGCTGGGGTCTGCTTGGCAACCTCACCTGTCCGATGGGGGCCGATGGCTGCGACAAGGTGCTCAACAGTGCCTGGGGGACGCTCTTCGCCGGGATTCCGCTGTCGATGGTGGGGGTGTTGGCCTACGGGGCCGTGCTGCTGATGGCATTGCTGCCCTTGTTACCGGGCTTGCAGGAAAACAAGAGCGACCTGTCTCGCCGCACCTGGTGGGGCCTGTTCACGGTCTCTCTGGCCATGGCTGTCTTCAGCGGCGTGCTGCTGGGGGTGATGTTGCTCAAGATTCAGGCCTTCTGCTTCTTCTGCGTTCTTTCTGCTGGCCTTTCTCTGGCCCTGTTCGTGCTGTCCATCGTTGGTGGTGGTTGGGACGACTTGGGGCAGCTGCTATTTCGCGGCGTGCTTCTTGCCCTGGCGGTGCTGTTGGGGGGCTTGATCTGGGCGTCTGTGGTGGATCCGAATCGGCCCGAGGCCGTGGCCAGCGGATCTGGCGTTGCACCGCTTGTCACCACCAAGAGCACGCCAGCTTCCATTGCTTTAGCTGAGCACCTCACCAGCAGCGGCGCCGTGATGTATTCCGCCTACTGGTGCCCCCACTGCCATGAACAGAAGGAGTTGTTCGGCAAGGAGGCCTCCGATCAGCTGAGGGTGGTGGAGTGTGCGCCGGATGGTGAGAACAACCAGGCCGACCTTTGCCGCAGCAAAGGATTGGAGGGTTTCCCCAGCTGGGAGATCAACGGCAGCATTGATTCTGGAGTGAAAGGGCTCGATGCCCTGGCGGAACTCAGCGGCTACAAGGACGACACCGACTTCTGA
- a CDS encoding GNAT family N-acetyltransferase produces MTSLTARWHRSINEIPEQQWNSLVGAGAIPFYRWSWLEALESSGSTIPEQGWQPLHLALWRDDTPIAVAPLFLKGHSYGEFVFDQTFARLAADLGLRYYPKLLGMSPVSPVLGYRFHVRSGEDEALLTRELLRAIDRFCEQNGILSCNFLYVDPQWRPLAEAAGCAAWLNQQSLWSRGDGQSFEDYLKGFNANQRRNIKRERKAVAKAGITVTPLSGDQLDLALLQTMHRFYEQHCARWGPWGSKYLEEGFFEALARLHRDQLVLFSAHRGDPRDPVAMSMCVQDGRQLWGRYWGSHEEVDCLHFEVCYYSPIEWALANDIFSFDPGAGGSHKRRRGFVARPHASLHRWYQPQMDQLIRTWLPKVNGLMLEEIEAINSELPFKAEPPALAL; encoded by the coding sequence ATGACGTCACTCACGGCCCGTTGGCATCGCTCCATCAACGAGATCCCGGAGCAGCAGTGGAATAGCCTGGTGGGAGCTGGTGCGATCCCATTTTACCGATGGAGCTGGCTGGAGGCATTGGAAAGCTCAGGCAGCACCATCCCCGAGCAGGGCTGGCAGCCCCTGCATCTGGCCCTCTGGCGCGATGACACGCCGATTGCGGTGGCTCCGCTGTTCCTCAAGGGCCACAGCTATGGCGAGTTTGTGTTCGACCAGACCTTTGCCCGTCTGGCGGCGGATCTGGGGCTGCGTTACTATCCCAAGCTCCTTGGCATGAGTCCGGTCAGCCCCGTGCTGGGCTACCGCTTCCATGTGCGATCTGGAGAAGACGAGGCTCTGCTCACCCGGGAGTTGCTGCGGGCGATCGATCGCTTCTGCGAACAGAACGGCATCCTCAGCTGCAATTTTCTCTATGTGGATCCGCAGTGGCGGCCCCTAGCGGAGGCCGCCGGCTGTGCCGCCTGGCTGAATCAGCAAAGTCTGTGGAGCCGCGGCGATGGCCAGAGTTTTGAGGATTACCTCAAGGGCTTCAATGCCAACCAGCGCCGCAACATCAAGCGGGAACGCAAGGCTGTAGCCAAGGCCGGGATCACCGTCACACCCCTCAGCGGCGACCAGCTGGACCTTGCGCTGTTGCAAACCATGCATCGTTTCTATGAGCAGCACTGTGCTCGCTGGGGACCATGGGGTAGTAAGTACCTGGAGGAGGGCTTTTTTGAAGCGTTGGCACGGCTGCATCGCGATCAGCTGGTGCTCTTTTCCGCCCATCGCGGTGACCCGCGCGATCCGGTGGCGATGTCGATGTGCGTGCAGGACGGTCGTCAGCTCTGGGGCCGCTACTGGGGCAGCCACGAGGAGGTTGATTGTCTTCACTTCGAAGTCTGTTATTACTCCCCGATCGAATGGGCCCTCGCCAATGACATCTTCAGCTTTGACCCTGGAGCCGGCGGCAGTCACAAACGGCGGAGAGGCTTTGTCGCACGACCCCATGCCAGCCTGCACCGTTGGTACCAGCCCCAGATGGATCAATTGATCCGCACCTGGTTGCCCAAGGTGAATGGCTTGATGCTGGAGGAGATCGAGGCCATCAATTCGGAGCTGCCCTTCAAAGCAGAACCTCCGGCCTTGGCTTTGTAG
- a CDS encoding dihydrofolate reductase family protein: MPQRPTPSRPFVRLVLAISIDGRLAPPDGGAAQLGGEGDRRALEQALAWGDACLIGAGTLRAHKCTCLIRNPQLLEQRRREGRAEQPAAVVVSRSPDFSSTWRFFDQPLQRWLLAPEPVDQGFDRWLPLAPTWPERLNELGAAGIQRLVLLGGAQLSADLLQADCVDTLQLTLVPQLLGGRFSWLPCSDARLPAALTQLGAWQSEGAEDLGDGEWLVRYQRIRPG, encoded by the coding sequence ATGCCCCAACGCCCTACCCCTTCACGCCCCTTCGTTCGGCTGGTGCTGGCCATCAGTATCGATGGCCGCTTGGCTCCGCCGGATGGGGGTGCCGCCCAGCTGGGGGGTGAGGGTGACCGTCGTGCTCTGGAGCAGGCGCTCGCCTGGGGGGATGCCTGCCTGATCGGTGCCGGCACCCTGCGGGCCCATAAGTGCACTTGCTTGATCCGCAACCCTCAGCTGCTTGAGCAACGACGTCGCGAGGGGCGGGCGGAGCAGCCGGCGGCTGTGGTTGTCAGCCGATCCCCTGACTTCTCGAGCACCTGGCGTTTTTTTGATCAGCCGCTTCAACGTTGGCTGCTGGCTCCTGAACCAGTGGATCAAGGCTTTGATCGTTGGTTGCCTTTGGCGCCAACCTGGCCGGAGCGGCTCAATGAGCTTGGAGCAGCCGGGATTCAGCGTCTGGTGCTTCTGGGTGGCGCCCAGCTCAGCGCCGATTTGTTGCAAGCCGATTGTGTCGATACTCTCCAGCTCACCTTGGTGCCCCAGCTCCTGGGCGGCCGCTTTAGTTGGTTGCCTTGCTCCGATGCGCGGTTGCCAGCTGCTTTGACGCAACTGGGTGCTTGGCAGTCTGAGGGCGCTGAGGATCTCGGGGATGGGGAGTGGCTTGTTCGCTACCAACGGATCCGACCTGGTTAA
- a CDS encoding B12-binding domain-containing radical SAM protein — protein MRALFVYPEFPKTFWSYEKILELVNRKVLLPPLGLVTVAALLPQEWEMKLVDRNVREVTDEEWNWAELVIISGMIVQKDDMAAQINKAKQRDLPVAVGGPFASSTPDASELDLADFKILDEGEITLPMFLDALERGETGGRFTAEGDKPDVTATPIPRFDLLQLEAYDSMSVQFSRGCPFNCEFCDIIVLYGRKPRTKTPEQLVAELQYLHDLGWRRSIFLVDDNFIGNKRNAKLLLPQIRSWQEERGYPFSFSTEASVDLADDEEMMRMMHDARFESVFLGIETPDEASLETARKVQNTRNPLDAAVDRITANGIRVMAGFIIGFDGEKDGAGHRIVEFVTRTGIPAAMMGMLQALPKTALWARLEREGRLIQGEDAAKGVNQTNLLNFQPTRPIRDIANEYVDAFCALYEPNAYMDRVYSYYLKMGTPRWKAAAKLPSLVDLKALTIVVWRQGIKRNTRNRFWRYMFGMARNNPALLEQFLSVLAHNEHFLEYRSIVQQEIREQLESLPPEEPTATKELQPA, from the coding sequence ATGCGCGCTCTTTTCGTTTATCCAGAGTTCCCGAAGACCTTCTGGAGTTACGAAAAGATTCTCGAGCTGGTGAATCGCAAAGTGCTACTGCCTCCCCTGGGGCTGGTCACCGTGGCAGCACTTCTCCCTCAGGAGTGGGAGATGAAGCTTGTAGACCGGAATGTGCGGGAGGTGACGGACGAGGAGTGGAACTGGGCCGAACTGGTAATCATTTCAGGAATGATCGTCCAGAAGGACGACATGGCCGCGCAGATCAACAAGGCCAAACAGAGAGACCTTCCTGTGGCCGTTGGTGGCCCCTTCGCGAGCTCCACACCGGATGCATCGGAATTGGATTTGGCGGATTTCAAGATCCTCGATGAAGGGGAAATCACCCTGCCGATGTTCCTCGATGCCCTGGAACGGGGGGAGACCGGTGGTCGCTTCACCGCCGAGGGCGACAAACCGGATGTGACAGCCACCCCGATTCCCCGCTTCGACCTGCTGCAGCTCGAAGCCTACGACTCGATGAGCGTGCAGTTCTCGCGTGGCTGCCCCTTCAACTGCGAGTTCTGCGACATCATCGTTCTCTACGGCCGCAAGCCACGCACCAAGACCCCCGAGCAGTTGGTGGCAGAACTGCAATATCTGCACGACCTGGGCTGGCGGCGCTCGATCTTTCTGGTGGACGACAACTTCATCGGCAACAAGCGCAACGCCAAGTTGCTGCTGCCGCAAATCCGCAGCTGGCAGGAGGAGCGTGGGTACCCCTTTAGCTTCTCCACCGAAGCCTCCGTGGATCTGGCCGACGACGAGGAAATGATGCGGATGATGCACGACGCCCGCTTTGAAAGCGTCTTCCTGGGCATCGAAACCCCGGACGAGGCCAGTTTGGAAACGGCTCGCAAAGTGCAGAACACGCGCAACCCACTCGATGCCGCGGTGGACCGAATCACCGCCAACGGAATCCGCGTGATGGCGGGTTTCATCATCGGTTTCGACGGCGAGAAGGATGGCGCGGGTCACCGCATCGTGGAATTTGTCACCCGCACCGGCATCCCCGCCGCGATGATGGGCATGCTGCAGGCCCTGCCCAAGACAGCCCTCTGGGCACGACTGGAACGGGAAGGTCGCCTGATTCAGGGTGAAGACGCCGCCAAGGGCGTAAACCAAACCAACCTGCTCAACTTCCAACCAACCCGACCGATCCGCGACATTGCCAACGAGTACGTAGACGCGTTCTGCGCGCTTTACGAACCCAACGCCTACATGGATCGCGTTTACAGCTATTACCTGAAGATGGGGACACCCCGCTGGAAAGCCGCGGCCAAACTGCCCAGCTTGGTGGACCTCAAGGCGCTAACCATCGTGGTGTGGCGGCAGGGCATCAAGCGCAACACTCGAAACCGTTTCTGGCGTTACATGTTCGGCATGGCACGCAACAACCCAGCCCTGCTTGAACAGTTCCTGTCGGTCCTAGCCCACAACGAGCACTTTCTCGAGTACCGCTCGATTGTTCAGCAGGAAATACGCGAACAGCTGGAATCGCTTCCACCGGAGGAACCCACGGCAACAAAAGAACTGCAACCCGCCTGA
- the rimO gene encoding 30S ribosomal protein S12 methylthiotransferase RimO → MTSTPTKPTVAFAHLGCEKNRVDTEHMVGLLAEAGYGVSTDERDAAVVVVNTCSFIQDAREESVRTLVGLAEQGKELIIAGCLAQHFQEELLESIPEAKAIVGTGDYQHIVDVLQRVEAGERVNQVSAVPTFVGDEHLPRQRTTDQAVAFLKVAEGCDYRCAFCIIPKLRGDQRSRPIESIVAEAHQLAEQGVRELILISQITTNYGLDLYGKPKLAELLRALGEVEIPWIRVHYAYPTGLTPDVLAAYREVPNVVPYLDLPLQHSHPEVLRAMNRPWQADVNDRLLDQIREQLPDAVLRTTLIVGFPGETEKHFQHLMGFLEHQRFDHVGVFTFSPEDGTAAADLPDRVDPEVAQARKDALMALQQPISAERNSRWVGRTVDVLIEQHNPQTGEMIGRCARFAPEVDGEVRVQPGDDGQQAAPGSLVPVEITGADIYDLSGRVVGARAMVAAARRQG, encoded by the coding sequence ATGACAAGCACCCCGACGAAACCGACGGTCGCCTTTGCCCACCTGGGCTGCGAAAAAAATCGGGTAGACACCGAACACATGGTGGGGCTGCTGGCGGAAGCGGGCTATGGCGTCAGCACCGATGAGCGCGATGCCGCCGTGGTGGTGGTGAACACCTGCAGCTTCATCCAGGACGCCCGCGAAGAATCGGTGCGCACCCTGGTGGGTCTGGCGGAACAGGGCAAGGAATTAATCATCGCGGGATGCCTGGCCCAGCATTTCCAGGAGGAGTTGCTGGAGTCGATCCCCGAGGCCAAAGCCATCGTGGGCACCGGCGATTACCAGCACATCGTGGATGTGCTGCAACGGGTTGAAGCGGGGGAGCGGGTGAACCAGGTCAGCGCCGTCCCCACCTTTGTAGGTGACGAACACCTGCCACGCCAGCGCACCACCGACCAAGCAGTGGCCTTCCTCAAAGTGGCTGAAGGCTGCGACTATCGCTGCGCCTTCTGCATCATTCCGAAGCTGCGGGGAGATCAGCGCAGCCGACCGATTGAATCGATCGTGGCCGAAGCCCACCAACTGGCCGAACAGGGGGTGCGGGAGCTGATCCTGATCAGCCAGATCACCACCAACTACGGCCTTGACCTTTACGGCAAACCCAAGCTGGCGGAACTGCTGCGGGCCCTGGGCGAGGTGGAGATCCCTTGGATCCGGGTGCACTACGCCTATCCCACCGGTCTGACCCCAGATGTGCTGGCGGCTTACAGGGAGGTGCCCAATGTGGTGCCTTATCTCGATCTGCCGTTGCAACACAGCCATCCGGAGGTGCTTCGGGCGATGAATCGCCCCTGGCAGGCGGATGTGAACGACCGCCTGCTGGATCAGATCCGCGAACAACTCCCCGACGCGGTGCTGCGCACCACGCTGATCGTGGGGTTCCCCGGCGAAACCGAAAAGCACTTCCAACACCTGATGGGCTTCCTTGAACACCAGCGCTTCGATCACGTGGGTGTGTTCACCTTTTCCCCCGAGGACGGCACGGCAGCTGCCGACCTGCCCGATCGCGTCGATCCCGAGGTGGCTCAGGCCCGCAAGGATGCCCTGATGGCTCTGCAACAACCGATTTCGGCGGAACGGAACAGCCGCTGGGTAGGGCGCACTGTTGACGTGCTGATCGAACAACACAACCCGCAAACCGGCGAGATGATCGGTCGCTGCGCCCGCTTTGCACCCGAAGTGGACGGTGAAGTGCGGGTGCAACCCGGCGACGATGGTCAGCAAGCCGCTCCAGGCAGCCTGGTGCCAGTGGAGATCACCGGGGCCGACATCTACGACCTCAGCGGGCGGGTTGTTGGTGCCCGCGCCATGGTGGCCGCAGCGAGACGCCAGGGTTGA